A genomic segment from Bacteroidota bacterium encodes:
- the carB gene encoding carbamoyl-phosphate synthase large subunit has product MPKRTDLNSILIIGAGPIIIGQACEFDYSGTQACKVLREEGYRIILVNSNPATIMTDPDMADRTYIEPITPAFVEKIIEREHPDAILPTMGGQTALNTAVALAKSGVLARHNVELIGAKLEAIEKAEDRELFKKTMDEVGIDTPRGGFVRSIEEGLKLASWINFPIIIRPSFTLGGSGGGIAENGDEFIEKLEHGLEASPIHEVLLEESILGWKEYELEVMRDLKDNVVIICSIENFDPMGVHTGDSITCAPQQTLTDKEYEAMRDDALTIIRAIGVETGGSNIQFAVNPQTGRRLVIEMNPRVSRSSALASKATGFPIAKIAAKLAVGYTLDEIPNDITKLTPASFEPTIDYTVVKIPRWDFEKFKGVDSSLGIQMKSVGEAMAFGRTFKEALQKALRSLEQGRFGLGSDGKDSFDPATLSPEEREEWKQKIKKQLSRSRPENIFYLRYGFLLGMSIDELFAITKIDPWFLFNIKQIVGMEEELKGYSIDA; this is encoded by the coding sequence TTGCCAAAGCGAACTGATCTTAATTCCATCCTGATCATAGGTGCGGGGCCTATCATCATTGGGCAAGCTTGCGAGTTTGATTACTCAGGCACGCAAGCCTGCAAAGTGTTGCGTGAAGAGGGCTACCGCATTATTCTTGTCAACAGCAATCCGGCGACTATCATGACAGACCCGGATATGGCTGACCGAACCTACATTGAACCCATCACTCCCGCATTTGTTGAGAAGATTATCGAACGGGAACATCCCGATGCAATTCTCCCAACCATGGGAGGGCAAACCGCACTGAATACCGCCGTTGCCCTGGCAAAAAGCGGTGTCCTCGCCCGGCATAATGTTGAACTCATCGGGGCGAAACTTGAAGCGATTGAAAAAGCAGAGGATCGCGAACTGTTCAAGAAGACCATGGATGAAGTGGGAATCGATACCCCACGCGGCGGTTTTGTCCGTTCAATCGAAGAAGGGTTAAAGCTTGCCAGCTGGATCAACTTTCCTATTATCATCCGGCCTTCTTTTACACTCGGGGGCTCCGGGGGCGGCATTGCGGAAAACGGCGACGAGTTCATCGAGAAACTTGAACATGGACTTGAAGCCAGCCCGATTCACGAAGTACTGCTGGAAGAATCCATCCTCGGGTGGAAAGAGTACGAGCTGGAAGTAATGCGGGACTTAAAGGATAATGTTGTTATTATCTGTTCGATCGAGAATTTCGACCCGATGGGTGTGCATACCGGCGACTCGATTACGTGTGCCCCCCAGCAGACGCTGACAGATAAGGAATATGAGGCGATGCGCGATGATGCTCTCACGATCATTCGTGCCATCGGAGTTGAAACGGGCGGATCGAATATTCAGTTTGCCGTCAACCCGCAAACGGGCCGCCGGCTCGTTATCGAAATGAATCCGCGTGTCTCCCGATCATCAGCCCTTGCTTCAAAAGCAACAGGGTTCCCCATTGCAAAGATTGCTGCAAAGTTGGCAGTTGGCTACACTCTTGATGAAATCCCAAACGACATTACCAAACTCACGCCGGCTTCCTTTGAGCCGACAATTGACTACACCGTCGTGAAGATTCCGCGTTGGGATTTTGAGAAGTTCAAGGGTGTGGACAGCTCGCTCGGGATACAAATGAAATCGGTCGGCGAGGCAATGGCATTCGGACGAACATTCAAGGAAGCCCTTCAGAAAGCCCTTCGGTCGCTTGAGCAGGGACGTTTCGGACTTGGCTCCGACGGCAAGGATTCCTTCGACCCGGCCACTCTCTCTCCCGAAGAAAGGGAAGAGTGGAAACAGAAAATCAAAAAACAACTCTCACGCTCACGGCCCGAGAATATTTTCTATCTCCGGTACGGCTTTTTGCTCGGAATGTCGATAGATGAGTTGTTTGCGATTACCAAGATCGATCCCTGGTTCCTATTCAATATTAAACAGATTGTCGGCATGGAAGAAGAATTGAAGGGATATTCCATTGATGCGTGA
- the carB gene encoding carbamoyl-phosphate synthase large subunit, producing the protein MKKITRDILLKAKEYGFSDRQLATLWKTEEKKIRDLRKTLDVIPVFKTVDTCAAEFAAETPYHYSTYETENESLRSDRKKVIILGGGPNRIGQGIEFDYCCVHGVMGLEEEGYETIMINCNPETVSTDYDTTDKLYFEPLTLEDVLNICERERPDGIIVSFGGQTPLKIAKALEANGFKIIGTSTEGIDLAEDRKRFGKLLKDLEIPCPPWGTASNIDEALEITAAIGYPVLVRPSYVLGGRAMEICYSDEALREYMQKAVFASPEHPVLIDRFLEDAFEFDVDAVSDGEDVYIGGVMQHIEEAGIHSGDSSCVLPPYHITAQQLHTLMTYTRKLALALNVVGLVNVQYAMQDGVVYVLEVNPRASRTVPFVSKATGVPLAKIAAKLMVGRKLKDLDVRGFSWAKHVSVKESVFPFNKFPQARHFLGPEMRSTGEVMGISDSFGVSFAKASIAAGLALPQAGTIFISLNDNDKKERAANIIRSYVRLGFNILSTEGTSHFLTDNGIPNRPVLKAGNWTLNIVDIIKNGWVQLIILTPLGQTSREDEHAIGRTAMEYKVPFITTLAAAASASKSIEEIKSNQLSVLSIQEHHDLAAQGGEAKPVESLEDCERMVEYIRSFQL; encoded by the coding sequence GTGAAGAAGATCACCCGCGACATTTTGCTGAAAGCGAAAGAGTACGGCTTTTCCGACCGCCAGCTTGCTACGCTCTGGAAGACGGAGGAAAAGAAAATCCGCGACCTTCGCAAGACGCTTGACGTGATTCCTGTGTTCAAGACTGTCGACACGTGTGCCGCAGAGTTTGCTGCGGAAACGCCGTATCACTACTCGACGTATGAAACCGAGAACGAATCACTTCGGTCTGACAGAAAAAAGGTCATCATCCTCGGCGGCGGACCGAACCGGATCGGGCAAGGAATTGAGTTCGACTATTGTTGCGTTCACGGCGTGATGGGTCTTGAGGAGGAAGGGTACGAGACCATCATGATCAACTGCAATCCCGAAACTGTTTCAACGGATTACGATACAACCGACAAGCTGTATTTCGAACCCCTGACGTTGGAAGATGTGCTGAACATTTGCGAGCGCGAAAGGCCCGACGGGATTATCGTCAGTTTTGGCGGCCAGACACCGCTGAAGATTGCCAAGGCGCTTGAGGCGAATGGCTTCAAGATCATCGGAACTTCAACCGAGGGAATCGATCTTGCGGAAGACAGAAAGCGCTTCGGAAAACTGCTGAAGGACCTGGAAATTCCATGTCCGCCGTGGGGAACTGCCTCAAATATTGATGAAGCGTTGGAGATTACAGCAGCAATCGGCTATCCCGTTCTCGTTCGCCCGTCATACGTTCTTGGCGGTCGGGCGATGGAGATTTGCTACAGCGATGAGGCGTTGCGGGAGTACATGCAGAAAGCGGTATTTGCATCCCCGGAACATCCCGTATTGATCGACAGATTTCTTGAGGATGCATTCGAGTTCGATGTTGATGCCGTCAGTGACGGTGAAGATGTGTATATCGGCGGTGTGATGCAGCATATCGAGGAAGCGGGAATCCATTCCGGCGACAGTTCATGCGTTCTTCCCCCCTATCATATTACTGCTCAACAGCTTCATACCCTGATGACCTACACACGGAAGCTCGCACTTGCGCTTAACGTTGTGGGTCTTGTGAACGTCCAATATGCGATGCAGGATGGGGTTGTGTATGTGTTGGAAGTAAACCCGAGAGCCTCACGCACGGTTCCGTTCGTCAGCAAGGCAACGGGTGTACCGCTGGCGAAAATAGCCGCGAAACTCATGGTTGGCAGAAAGTTGAAGGATTTGGATGTGAGAGGATTCAGTTGGGCGAAACACGTTTCTGTAAAGGAGTCGGTGTTCCCGTTCAACAAGTTCCCCCAAGCGCGGCATTTTCTCGGGCCAGAGATGCGATCAACGGGTGAAGTGATGGGCATCTCCGATAGTTTCGGAGTCTCCTTTGCAAAAGCGTCAATCGCCGCGGGTCTGGCGTTGCCACAGGCCGGAACGATCTTTATCAGCTTGAACGATAACGACAAAAAAGAGCGGGCTGCAAATATTATTAGAAGCTATGTTCGGCTCGGGTTTAATATTCTCTCTACCGAGGGCACATCACATTTTCTTACTGACAATGGTATCCCCAATCGGCCGGTTCTCAAAGCGGGGAACTGGACGCTGAACATCGTTGATATTATCAAGAACGGTTGGGTACAGTTGATAATCCTGACCCCGTTGGGTCAAACATCTCGTGAAGATGAGCATGCTATCGGGCGGACAGCAATGGAATACAAAGTTCCTTTTATTACCACGCTTGCTGCCGCCGCTTCTGCAAGCAAAAGTATAGAAGAGATTAAGAGTAATCAGCTTTCGGTGCTCAGCATTCAAGAGCATCACGACCTTGCCGCTCAGGGCGGAGAGGCAAAGCCCGTGGAATCACTGGAAGACTGCGAACGAATGGTGGAGTACATACGCTCGTTCCAGCTGTAA
- a CDS encoding carbamoyltransferase yields the protein MYILGISAYYHDSAAALVKDGKIIAAAQEERFTRKKHDFNFPKNAIEYCLTEGKITANDLSYVAFYDKPLLKFERLLETYLAYAPRGIQSFFMAMPLWLRDKLWIPNMIEKDLGYEGEILFPEHHESHAASAFFPSPYKEAAFLTLDGVGEWTTTSYGVGNGNELRIHGELNFPHSLGLLYSAFTYFTGFKVNSAEYKVMGLAPYGEPKYVQQIYDHILDLKEDGSFKMNMEFFDYCAGLRMTNDKFADLFGGPPRVGETKLTQREMDLARSVQEVTEEVMLRQTRHVHKETGQKNLVLAGGVALNCVGNGRVLREGPFENIWIQPAAGDAGGALGAALYTWHVYLNNPRQADNVKDSQAGSYLGPVYADAEIEHFLRMNEIVYQKVAPEELADTVAELIANENVIGWFQGRMEFGPRALGGRSIIGDARSPKMQSIMNLKIKFRESFRPFAPSVLREKVSDYFEMECESPYMLLVADVVKDRRVKMTAEEEALFGIDKLNVPRSDVPAITHVDYSARIQTVVRETNPMYYDLINAFYKKTGCPVIINTSFNVRGEPIVCRPAEAYKCLMRTHMDYLVIGNYIVAKTQQKPLEQDSDWMKEFELD from the coding sequence ATGTACATTTTGGGCATTTCGGCCTACTATCACGACTCTGCGGCCGCGCTTGTCAAAGACGGCAAGATCATTGCAGCAGCGCAGGAAGAACGCTTCACGAGAAAGAAGCACGACTTCAACTTCCCGAAGAACGCGATCGAATATTGCCTGACGGAAGGAAAGATCACCGCAAACGATCTCTCCTACGTCGCGTTCTATGATAAGCCATTGCTCAAGTTTGAACGCCTTCTCGAAACCTATCTTGCATATGCTCCCCGGGGTATTCAATCGTTCTTCATGGCAATGCCGTTGTGGCTGAGGGATAAACTCTGGATCCCCAACATGATTGAAAAGGATCTGGGGTATGAAGGAGAAATACTATTTCCGGAACATCATGAATCACATGCAGCATCTGCATTTTTCCCGTCACCGTACAAAGAAGCTGCATTCCTGACGCTTGACGGAGTAGGAGAATGGACGACCACAAGTTACGGTGTGGGTAACGGGAATGAATTGAGGATTCATGGCGAACTGAACTTTCCGCATTCGCTCGGATTGCTGTATTCGGCCTTCACGTACTTCACAGGTTTCAAAGTCAATTCAGCAGAATACAAAGTGATGGGTCTTGCGCCGTACGGCGAGCCGAAGTATGTGCAACAGATCTATGATCATATCCTTGATTTGAAGGAAGATGGTTCATTCAAGATGAACATGGAGTTCTTCGACTACTGTGCAGGTTTGAGGATGACCAACGACAAGTTTGCCGACTTGTTCGGAGGTCCGCCCCGTGTTGGCGAGACGAAACTCACTCAAAGGGAAATGGATCTCGCCCGTTCCGTTCAGGAAGTCACCGAGGAAGTCATGTTGCGACAGACACGCCATGTGCACAAGGAAACGGGACAGAAAAACCTTGTGCTTGCAGGCGGTGTGGCCTTGAACTGTGTCGGCAACGGACGCGTCCTGCGTGAAGGTCCGTTTGAGAATATCTGGATTCAACCTGCTGCAGGCGATGCAGGCGGTGCACTCGGTGCCGCATTGTACACATGGCATGTGTACTTGAACAATCCACGGCAAGCCGATAACGTCAAGGATTCGCAGGCGGGATCATACCTCGGGCCCGTGTACGCGGATGCCGAGATCGAACATTTCCTTCGAATGAACGAGATAGTGTATCAGAAGGTAGCGCCGGAAGAACTGGCCGATACCGTTGCCGAGCTCATCGCAAACGAAAACGTCATAGGGTGGTTTCAGGGAAGAATGGAATTCGGCCCCCGTGCACTCGGCGGCAGAAGCATTATCGGCGATGCACGTTCGCCCAAGATGCAATCCATCATGAATCTGAAAATCAAATTCCGCGAATCGTTCCGGCCCTTTGCTCCGTCGGTGCTGCGCGAAAAGGTTTCGGACTATTTCGAAATGGAATGTGAAAGCCCGTACATGCTTCTTGTCGCGGATGTCGTCAAGGATCGTCGCGTAAAAATGACAGCAGAGGAAGAGGCACTGTTCGGTATTGATAAACTGAACGTGCCGCGTTCAGACGTTCCTGCGATCACTCACGTTGATTACTCCGCCCGTATTCAAACGGTTGTCCGGGAAACCAACCCGATGTACTACGATCTCATTAATGCGTTCTACAAGAAAACCGGATGTCCGGTTATCATTAATACGTCGTTTAACGTTCGCGGCGAACCGATTGTCTGCCGTCCGGCGGAGGCGTACAAATGCCTGATGCGAACGCATATGGATTACCTGGTCATTGGAAATTACATCGTTGCGAAAACACAACAGAAACCACTTGAACAAGATTCAGATTGGATGAAGGAGTTCGAACTTGATTGA
- the pfkA gene encoding 6-phosphofructokinase: MKKIGVFTSGGDAPGMNACVRAVVRSAIYNGLEVVGIQYGYEGMIEGRFVDLQARSVSNIIQRGGTILRTARSEQFRTAEGRARAAGNLKNADIDGLVAIGGDGTFQGATKLAEEHHVSIIGVPGTIDNDLFGTDYTIGYDTAVNTAVEAIDKIRDTAASHDRLFYVEVMGRDSGFIALDVGITSGSEHIAVPETQTNISELEEALAGSKRHKSSAIIIVAEGEESGGALSLAERIKDAAGYDYRICVLGHIQRGGSPTARDRLLTSRLGVAAVDALLEGQSGIMVGEIHGKISFTPLKETWTKRKSIDKDLWRLATILST, translated from the coding sequence ATGAAGAAAATTGGAGTGTTTACAAGCGGTGGTGACGCCCCGGGCATGAATGCCTGTGTCCGAGCCGTTGTACGCAGCGCAATTTACAACGGGCTGGAAGTAGTGGGGATTCAATACGGGTATGAAGGGATGATCGAGGGGAGATTTGTTGATCTTCAGGCGCGTTCAGTTTCGAACATTATTCAGCGTGGCGGAACCATACTCCGGACTGCACGCTCGGAGCAGTTTCGTACAGCGGAAGGTCGGGCCCGGGCAGCCGGAAATCTGAAGAATGCCGACATCGACGGACTTGTCGCAATCGGGGGCGATGGAACTTTCCAGGGAGCGACGAAGTTGGCCGAGGAACACCACGTGTCCATTATCGGAGTGCCGGGAACAATCGACAACGATCTCTTTGGAACAGACTATACCATCGGGTATGATACGGCAGTAAACACCGCCGTGGAGGCGATTGACAAGATTCGTGACACTGCCGCGTCCCATGATCGCCTTTTTTATGTTGAAGTGATGGGTCGCGATTCCGGATTTATCGCGCTGGACGTCGGAATCACATCCGGTTCTGAACACATTGCAGTACCGGAAACCCAGACCAATATTTCCGAATTGGAAGAGGCCCTTGCCGGTTCAAAACGTCACAAGAGCAGCGCGATAATCATAGTCGCCGAAGGGGAAGAATCAGGTGGAGCCCTCAGCCTGGCGGAGAGAATCAAGGATGCCGCCGGATACGATTACAGGATTTGCGTGCTGGGGCATATCCAACGGGGAGGATCCCCGACAGCCCGCGATCGTTTGCTCACGAGCCGGCTTGGCGTGGCCGCGGTTGATGCCCTGCTTGAAGGACAAAGTGGAATAATGGTGGGTGAAATTCACGGGAAAATCTCGTTCACACCACTCAAAGAAACATGGACAAAACGCAAGTCGATAGACAAAGATCTGTGGCGGCTTGCTACCATCCTCTCCACCTAA